From the genome of Winogradskyella forsetii, one region includes:
- a CDS encoding leucine-rich repeat domain-containing protein: MKHHFGDFLDRTGNYWTIIPNVERYSYSANEEIIDKEEVRILTISKNDNNWTQVFNCPNIEEITLHEPSKEQVQKISELTQITRLRITHLRTKDIEFIGELINLEEIVLEYVSGFSDLSPLRNLKKLKSLHFENLRKVSSFENLKGIESLKYLHIDGTLDWNQPIENFEFLEGLPNLEVFSLGFIINKTEFPAFLPILKLNNLKKIIIGRATLNTKEYAFLETALPNAECGTKGGIWELCWEYNEYFEFLGKRAGRVKCTNPKANEKCEEFIKKYEGIKKESEQIIKTTVGNNVYN; the protein is encoded by the coding sequence ATGAAACACCATTTTGGAGATTTTTTAGACAGAACAGGTAACTATTGGACAATTATTCCGAATGTTGAAAGATATTCGTATTCTGCAAACGAGGAAATAATAGACAAAGAAGAAGTCAGAATTTTAACGATTTCTAAAAATGATAATAATTGGACTCAAGTTTTCAATTGCCCAAATATTGAGGAAATAACTTTACACGAACCGAGTAAAGAACAAGTTCAAAAAATAAGCGAACTAACTCAAATAACAAGATTGAGAATTACTCATCTGCGAACAAAAGACATAGAATTCATTGGAGAACTAATCAATTTAGAAGAGATTGTGCTTGAATATGTTTCTGGATTTTCTGACTTATCACCTTTGCGGAATTTAAAGAAACTGAAATCACTTCACTTTGAGAATTTAAGAAAAGTTTCGAGTTTTGAAAATCTTAAAGGAATTGAAAGTTTAAAATATTTGCACATTGACGGAACACTTGACTGGAATCAACCGATTGAAAATTTTGAATTTTTAGAAGGCTTGCCAAATCTTGAAGTGTTTTCTTTAGGTTTTATAATTAACAAAACAGAATTCCCTGCATTTTTACCGATTTTAAAACTAAATAATTTAAAGAAAATAATAATTGGACGAGCAACTTTAAACACGAAAGAATATGCGTTTTTAGAAACAGCTTTGCCCAATGCTGAATGTGGAACTAAAGGTGGGATTTGGGAGTTATGTTGGGAATACAACGAATATTTTGAATTTCTCGGCAAAAGAGCTGGAAGAGTAAAATGTACAAACCCAAAAGCGAATGAAAAGTGCGAAGAGTTTATTAAAAAATACGAAGGAATAAAAAAAGAATCGGAACAAATAATAAAAACTACTGTTGGCAACAACGTGTATAATTAA
- a CDS encoding IS3 family transposase (programmed frameshift) yields the protein MAKRYDNELKVTIVELLQSGMKAKQISEDYGVATSLISRWKKDYEAKSGDFSKKRELTMEEQELKSLRKELRDVKMERDNLKKGSKHLFQERPLKYQFILSNESDFVVEKMCKCMHVSKNAYYNWRKNRDLVRTKDSVILLKERIRAIFEDSKEIYGSCRIQKMLERENLNYCRSYIAILMKEMGLKSVLKRKFVNTTDSKHNFPLAKNELDREFSSSTIGEKWVSDITYIRVNDNWNYLTTIIDLADRKVVGWALSEDMTVQNTVLKAWIHARRNRTISNNFIFHSDRGVQYAANTMTSIFSFNSNITQSMSRKGNCWDNAVAESFFKTIKHEWLYRFKFTSYLQLFDKISQYITWYNTKRIHSSLDYLTPLEMELKLKRIINNAA from the exons ATGGCAAAAAGATATGACAATGAATTAAAGGTTACAATAGTAGAACTATTGCAATCAGGAATGAAAGCAAAACAAATAAGTGAGGATTATGGTGTTGCTACCAGCCTTATAAGTCGCTGGAAAAAGGATTACGAGGCTAAATCTGGAGACTTTTCCAAGAAAAGAGAACTTACTATGGAAGAGCAAGAACTTAAATCGTTACGTAAAGAATTACGAGATGTAAAAATGGAGCGTGATA ATCTTAAAAAAGGCAGTAAGCATCTTTTCCAAGAGCGACCACTAAAATATCAATTCATTTTATCAAATGAATCAGATTTTGTGGTTGAGAAGATGTGTAAATGTATGCATGTCAGTAAAAACGCATATTACAATTGGCGTAAGAATAGGGATTTAGTAAGGACTAAAGACTCTGTAATATTACTAAAGGAAAGGATTAGAGCTATTTTTGAAGATAGTAAAGAGATTTATGGAAGCTGTAGAATACAGAAAATGTTAGAACGAGAAAACTTGAATTATTGCCGTTCCTATATTGCAATATTGATGAAAGAAATGGGGTTAAAAAGTGTTTTAAAAAGAAAGTTTGTAAATACAACAGATTCCAAGCATAACTTTCCATTGGCTAAAAATGAGCTAGATAGAGAATTTTCAAGTTCAACAATAGGAGAAAAATGGGTGTCTGACATCACTTACATTAGAGTAAATGACAACTGGAATTATCTAACAACTATTATAGATTTAGCAGACAGAAAGGTTGTAGGATGGGCGTTAAGCGAAGATATGACTGTACAGAATACGGTGTTAAAAGCTTGGATTCATGCCAGAAGAAATCGAACTATTTCAAATAATTTCATATTTCATTCCGATAGAGGCGTTCAGTATGCAGCCAATACAATGACAAGTATTTTTTCTTTCAATAGCAATATAACACAATCCATGAGTAGAAAAGGGAACTGTTGGGATAATGCAGTAGCAGAAAGCTTTTTTAAGACCATTAAGCACGAATGGCTATATCGGTTTAAGTTTACGTCATACTTGCAGTTATTTGACAAAATAAGCCAGTACATTACTTGGTATAATACTAAAAGAATTCATTCAAGCCTAGATTACTTAACACCACTTGAAATGGAACTTAAATTAAAACGAATTATTAACAATGCGGCCTAA
- a CDS encoding DUF2971 domain-containing protein: MTQYKYNDWIYQLKDGNFDIEWPENIKLPETVYKYYPNTEYSFDAVLKQYLFCSHPYHLNDSIDSTSLLWDFSNLTEGVYNKFYAQYGLDQVYEVNYQKEKKNGFVNIKARFFELVSKNAGIISLTTEPLQTLMWAHYASESGFMVELDWQEIKNNLKKLNPKLNNYAFFPIQYVDNLESVDFFGKDFNSPDLPYIYSTGVKRKDWDYENEWRLIPFSMDYGIPNSLLGPYDDLLCKNERKLYYPKSTIKSIALGKRFFNGKNLEKVIDDRTYMLKKSKDLDFILFLMENFNDRIYFCGEYENSKVFKRSAEKIHFEQIDEQTIRIVREDEGFYQK, translated from the coding sequence ATGACGCAATACAAATATAATGATTGGATTTACCAACTAAAGGATGGGAATTTTGATATTGAATGGCCAGAAAATATCAAATTGCCCGAAACAGTTTATAAATATTATCCCAATACTGAATATAGTTTTGATGCGGTTTTAAAACAGTATTTATTCTGTAGCCATCCATATCATCTAAATGACTCTATAGATAGTACAAGTTTGTTATGGGATTTTTCAAATTTGACAGAAGGGGTTTATAACAAATTCTACGCTCAATACGGATTAGACCAAGTTTACGAAGTTAATTACCAAAAAGAGAAGAAGAACGGATTTGTTAACATTAAGGCAAGATTTTTTGAACTAGTATCTAAAAACGCTGGTATCATATCTTTGACAACTGAACCTTTACAAACGTTAATGTGGGCACACTATGCAAGTGAAAGCGGTTTTATGGTAGAATTAGATTGGCAAGAGATTAAAAATAATCTTAAAAAGCTAAATCCAAAACTGAATAATTATGCCTTTTTTCCAATTCAGTATGTAGATAATCTTGAAAGTGTTGACTTTTTTGGAAAGGACTTTAATTCGCCTGACCTACCCTATATTTACTCTACAGGTGTTAAACGAAAAGATTGGGACTACGAAAACGAATGGCGATTAATTCCTTTCTCAATGGACTATGGAATACCAAACTCACTTTTGGGACCATACGATGATTTATTATGCAAAAATGAAAGAAAATTATATTACCCTAAAAGTACAATCAAATCAATTGCGTTAGGGAAAAGGTTTTTCAATGGTAAAAATTTAGAAAAAGTCATTGATGATAGAACTTATATGTTGAAGAAATCAAAAGATTTAGATTTTATTCTATTCTTGATGGAAAACTTTAATGATAGAATTTATTTCTGTGGCGAATATGAAAACAGCAAAGTATTTAAGAGAAGTGCAGAAAAGATACATTTTGAACAAATCGACGAACAAACAATTCGTATCGTTAGAGAAGACGAAGGATTTTATCAAAAGTAG
- a CDS encoding IS110 family RNA-guided transposase, translating to MNKYKETFGVDISKAVFDVQGSKCGPHQFSNSPNGFRSFLKLLPDDSLVVMEATGYYHYRLSQFLCKNEIAVSVVNPLSVKRFIEMKLSRVKTDKSDAQSICDYGIYNKVPLYNQISAVQSECRQLLSLKSSYLKRRTSTKNKLHGERVLDVPSKLVVRSLLLDKKHIDRELVKIEKRLLLLVKQSSQRELTLLKSIPGIGDKTAVFLIVATDSFRKFSNASQLCSYLGTTPMIKRSGSSVRGRSRISKMGNRNLRNLMFMCSMSAYKHNRSCKAIHDRIVSKGKSSKLALMAVCNKLIHQAFAIVRSGVEYNPDYVSVRKRLI from the coding sequence ATGAATAAATATAAAGAAACTTTCGGAGTCGACATTAGTAAGGCTGTATTTGATGTCCAAGGCAGTAAGTGCGGTCCCCACCAATTTAGTAATTCACCCAATGGCTTTAGATCATTTTTGAAGCTTTTGCCAGATGATAGTTTGGTGGTCATGGAAGCCACTGGCTACTATCACTACAGGCTTTCACAGTTTCTTTGCAAGAATGAAATAGCGGTTTCCGTAGTAAACCCACTTTCGGTAAAACGTTTTATTGAGATGAAACTATCACGGGTAAAAACGGACAAGAGTGACGCTCAGTCTATTTGTGATTACGGAATCTACAATAAAGTTCCCTTGTATAACCAAATTAGTGCTGTCCAATCCGAATGCAGACAGTTACTAAGTTTAAAGTCCAGTTATCTTAAGAGGAGAACTAGCACTAAGAACAAATTACACGGTGAGCGGGTTTTAGATGTACCCTCAAAATTAGTCGTACGGTCATTACTGTTGGACAAAAAACATATTGACAGAGAACTAGTCAAGATCGAGAAAAGACTACTGTTGCTCGTTAAGCAATCATCTCAGCGAGAGCTTACCCTATTGAAAAGTATTCCTGGGATAGGGGACAAAACCGCTGTGTTCTTGATTGTTGCTACGGACTCGTTCCGTAAGTTCAGCAATGCGTCTCAATTGTGCAGTTACTTAGGGACCACACCTATGATAAAACGTTCTGGAAGTAGTGTTAGAGGGCGCAGCAGGATAAGTAAGATGGGCAACAGAAACCTGAGGAACCTAATGTTCATGTGCTCTATGTCCGCCTATAAACACAATAGATCCTGTAAGGCAATCCATGACAGAATTGTAAGTAAGGGCAAGAGCAGCAAGCTGGCATTAATGGCCGTGTGCAACAAATTGATTCACCAAGCATTTGCAATCGTGAGATCTGGTGTGGAATATAACCCAGACTATGTTTCGGTAAGAAAGAGATTAATTTAA
- a CDS encoding tetratricopeptide repeat protein: MKNKIVGLLMTLGLLSSCKNEAKVENKSESDNNVKIEFTDSNGNKISKEELENSTGTFNYEIYGIEGVSDLAKSLHNQARQFGQTGDYKNAIEKLTQANKEAPNWPYPLYDLAYTYLLQDDYENALKYYQLTDKIAPKGFYTSKKALHTLEREKTGDLQKGLYKSYLSLEWIDNQTDKSEMIKLLVEKFPSFAPAWKEYSSLLEGQERLKAIEKGLEQNPDIETKGMLLINKALALNEYGELENATKILTSVIFDTNSTYGNIEMAKFALNNISQ; encoded by the coding sequence ATGAAAAATAAAATAGTAGGACTTTTAATGACATTAGGACTTTTATCCTCTTGTAAAAATGAAGCAAAAGTTGAAAATAAATCCGAATCAGATAACAATGTGAAAATAGAATTTACAGACAGTAACGGAAATAAAATATCAAAAGAAGAATTAGAAAATTCTACTGGAACTTTCAATTACGAAATTTACGGAATCGAAGGAGTTTCTGATTTAGCAAAATCCTTACACAATCAAGCAAGACAGTTTGGACAAACTGGCGATTACAAAAATGCGATTGAAAAATTAACTCAAGCAAACAAAGAAGCACCTAATTGGCCATATCCACTTTATGATTTAGCATATACTTATCTACTTCAAGATGATTATGAAAATGCTTTGAAATACTATCAACTAACTGACAAAATTGCACCAAAAGGGTTTTATACTTCAAAAAAAGCGTTACATACTTTGGAGAGAGAAAAAACAGGAGATTTACAAAAAGGACTTTACAAATCTTATCTTTCTCTTGAATGGATTGACAATCAAACCGACAAATCAGAAATGATTAAATTGCTAGTTGAAAAATTCCCTTCTTTTGCACCAGCTTGGAAAGAATATTCAAGTTTATTAGAAGGTCAGGAAAGACTAAAAGCAATTGAAAAAGGACTTGAACAAAATCCTGATATAGAAACTAAAGGAATGTTATTAATTAATAAAGCATTAGCATTAAATGAATATGGTGAACTTGAAAATGCTACGAAGATTTTGACTAGTGTAATTTTCGACACTAACTCAACTTATGGAAATATTGAGATGGCGAAATTTGCATTAAATAATATATCGCAATAA
- a CDS encoding IS110 family RNA-guided transposase, whose amino-acid sequence MNKYKETFGVDISKAVFDVQGSKCGPHQFSNSPNGFRSFLKLLPDDSLVVMEATGYYHYRLSQFLCKNKIAVSVVNPLSVKRFIEMKLSRIKTDKSDAQSICDYGIYNKVPLYNQISAVQSECRQLLSLKSSYLKRRTSTKNKLHGERVLDVPSKLVVRSLLLDKKHIDRELVKIEKRLLLLVKQSSQRELTLLKSIPGIGDKTAVFLIVATDSFRKFSNASQLCSYLGTTPMIKRSGSSVRGRSRISKMGNRNLRNLMFMCSMSAYKHNRSCKAIHDRIVSKGKSSKLALMAVCNKLIHQAFAIVRSGVEYNPDYVSVRKRLI is encoded by the coding sequence ATGAATAAATATAAAGAAACTTTCGGAGTCGACATTAGTAAGGCTGTATTTGATGTCCAAGGCAGTAAGTGCGGTCCCCACCAATTTAGTAATTCACCCAATGGCTTTAGATCTTTTTTGAAGCTTTTGCCAGATGATAGTTTGGTGGTCATGGAAGCCACTGGCTACTATCACTACAGGCTTTCACAGTTTCTTTGCAAGAATAAGATAGCGGTTTCCGTAGTAAACCCACTTTCGGTAAAACGTTTTATTGAGATGAAACTATCACGGATAAAAACGGACAAGAGTGACGCTCAGTCTATTTGTGATTACGGAATCTACAATAAAGTTCCCTTGTATAACCAAATTAGTGCTGTCCAATCCGAATGCAGACAGTTACTAAGTTTAAAGTCCAGTTATCTTAAGAGGAGAACTAGCACTAAGAACAAATTACACGGTGAGCGGGTTTTAGATGTACCCTCAAAATTAGTCGTACGGTCATTACTGTTGGACAAAAAACATATTGACAGAGAACTAGTCAAGATCGAGAAAAGACTACTGTTGCTCGTTAAGCAATCATCTCAGCGAGAGCTTACCCTATTGAAAAGTATTCCTGGGATAGGGGACAAAACCGCTGTGTTCTTGATTGTTGCTACGGACTCGTTCCGTAAGTTCAGCAATGCGTCTCAATTGTGCAGTTACTTAGGGACCACACCTATGATAAAACGTTCTGGAAGTAGTGTTAGAGGGCGCAGCAGGATAAGTAAGATGGGCAACAGAAACCTGAGGAACCTAATGTTCATGTGCTCTATGTCCGCCTATAAACACAATAGATCCTGTAAGGCAATCCATGACAGAATTGTAAGTAAGGGCAAGAGCAGCAAGCTGGCATTAATGGCCGTGTGCAACAAATTGATTCACCAAGCATTTGCAATCGTGAGATCTGGTGTGGAATATAACCCAGACTATGTTTCGGTAAGAAAGAGATTAATTTAA
- a CDS encoding type II toxin-antitoxin system ParD family antitoxin, with translation MNKNTSISLGNYFDEFVQNSISKGRFKNVSEVIRAGLRLLEEEESKIIALKTAIQEGIDSGIAHDFDPKKHLESLKAKKHSNG, from the coding sequence ATGAACAAAAACACATCAATATCACTCGGAAATTACTTCGACGAATTTGTACAAAATAGTATAAGTAAAGGAAGGTTTAAAAACGTCAGTGAAGTAATTCGTGCTGGATTGAGACTTTTAGAGGAAGAAGAAAGTAAAATTATTGCTTTGAAAACCGCAATACAAGAAGGAATTGACAGCGGAATAGCTCACGATTTTGACCCAAAAAAGCATCTTGAATCTCTAAAAGCGAAAAAGCACTCGAATGGCTGA
- a CDS encoding type II toxin-antitoxin system RelE/ParE family toxin, whose amino-acid sequence MAEYKLTNKAVEDLSKIWDYTFEVWSEQQADKYYDGLISNCQEIAENPEIGKNYDGISRQLLGMKANRHIIFYRTLNENYVEITRILHERMDLKKRIAE is encoded by the coding sequence ATGGCTGAATATAAGTTGACGAATAAAGCTGTTGAGGATTTATCAAAGATTTGGGATTATACCTTTGAGGTTTGGTCTGAACAACAAGCTGACAAATATTACGATGGACTTATTTCCAATTGCCAAGAAATCGCTGAAAACCCAGAAATAGGAAAAAACTATGATGGAATTTCAAGACAACTTCTCGGAATGAAAGCAAATCGACATATAATTTTCTACAGAACTCTAAATGAAAATTATGTTGAGATAACAAGAATATTGCACGAAAGAATGGACTTAAAGAAAAGAATAGCGGAATAA
- a CDS encoding type II toxin-antitoxin system RelE/ParE family toxin: MSEFKREIGFYENHFKDFYLKQSLVVRKKIDWTLLLLRNTRIVPEKFLKNLTNTDGLWEVRISAGNGIFRIFCFFDKGNLIILLSGFQKKTQKTPKKEIKKAEQLKKEYYENR, translated from the coding sequence TTGAGCGAATTTAAAAGAGAAATAGGATTTTACGAAAACCACTTTAAAGATTTCTATTTAAAACAGTCGCTCGTTGTTCGTAAGAAAATAGATTGGACACTTTTACTTTTGAGAAATACTCGAATTGTTCCAGAAAAATTTTTAAAAAATCTTACGAATACTGACGGACTTTGGGAAGTGCGAATTTCAGCAGGAAATGGAATATTCCGAATTTTTTGCTTTTTCGACAAAGGGAATTTAATAATTCTGTTGAGCGGATTTCAAAAGAAAACGCAAAAAACTCCCAAGAAAGAAATTAAAAAAGCGGAACAATTAAAAAAGGAATATTATGAAAACAGATAA
- a CDS encoding helix-turn-helix domain-containing protein, with the protein MKTDKRITSFDDHLDEQYGKIGTESRDEFQEEFETFKIGVLIQEARKKQHLTQQQLAEKVGTTKNYISRIENNASDIRLSTLMRIIREGLGGSLKLSMDI; encoded by the coding sequence ATGAAAACAGATAAAAGAATTACATCCTTTGATGACCATTTGGACGAACAGTACGGAAAAATCGGAACTGAATCTCGTGACGAATTCCAAGAAGAATTTGAAACATTTAAAATTGGAGTTTTAATTCAAGAGGCGAGAAAAAAACAACATTTGACCCAACAACAACTTGCAGAAAAAGTTGGAACGACTAAAAACTATATTTCTCGAATCGAGAATAACGCAAGTGATATTCGACTTTCGACTTTGATGCGAATTATCCGAGAAGGATTAGGCGGAAGTCTGAAATTATCAATGGATATTTAA
- a CDS encoding barstar family protein has product MKLKEDKIERDIEILKDGPICKYFKNGILDEDLIWFSNNNFEIIEMDCRNWNRKNAHQKLKIALNFPDYYGENLNAFNDCLGDLYNKRYRGLILVFRNYDSFVEEDGKFAEGILDNIANESRIWLVTGQKLIGLVQSNNPDLNFPELGGTSPSWNSSEWFDADRKK; this is encoded by the coding sequence ATGAAATTAAAAGAAGATAAAATAGAAAGAGATATTGAAATCCTGAAAGACGGACCAATCTGCAAATACTTCAAAAACGGAATTTTGGACGAGGATTTAATTTGGTTTAGTAATAACAATTTTGAGATTATAGAAATGGATTGTCGGAATTGGAATCGCAAAAACGCTCATCAGAAATTAAAAATTGCTCTGAATTTCCCAGATTATTACGGAGAAAATTTAAATGCGTTCAATGACTGTCTTGGAGATTTATATAACAAAAGATATAGAGGTTTAATATTAGTTTTTAGGAATTACGACAGTTTTGTAGAAGAAGATGGAAAGTTCGCAGAAGGAATTCTTGACAATATTGCGAATGAATCTCGAATTTGGCTTGTAACTGGACAAAAATTAATCGGACTTGTGCAATCGAACAATCCCGACTTAAATTTTCCTGAATTGGGTGGAACAAGTCCGAGTTGGAATTCTTCTGAATGGTTTGATGCGGATAGAAAAAAATAA
- a CDS encoding DUF5995 family protein, giving the protein MRRATTIQEVINQLDIIIDNAVESNSRLGLFAYVYRRTTAEILKEVQKGSFENNELLEQLDVVFANLYLDAYQQYQNNEPVSKSWLFAFAHSDKSLSILQHVMLGMNAHINLDLAIATSKVMAEKEIQSVRSDFDKVNTILFSIVNEMQERLSRVSPILFLLDWAGKNSDEKIIDFSMRKARQQSWNNSNLLWGLGPENQVGSIDLIDKVTLELSEMIAAPKSRIIGFLLKVISKFENNNVGQVISKLKAD; this is encoded by the coding sequence ATGAGACGTGCAACCACCATACAAGAGGTTATTAATCAGTTAGATATAATAATAGATAATGCTGTGGAAAGCAACAGCCGACTTGGGCTCTTTGCTTATGTATATCGAAGAACTACAGCAGAAATTCTTAAAGAAGTTCAAAAGGGTAGTTTTGAAAACAACGAACTCTTAGAACAATTGGATGTTGTTTTTGCCAACCTGTATCTCGATGCTTATCAGCAATATCAAAACAATGAACCCGTAAGTAAATCTTGGTTATTCGCCTTTGCACATAGTGACAAGTCCTTGTCTATTTTACAACACGTAATGTTAGGCATGAATGCACATATCAACTTGGATTTAGCCATTGCGACTAGCAAGGTCATGGCAGAAAAGGAGATTCAGTCCGTGAGAAGTGATTTTGATAAAGTCAATACTATTCTTTTTAGTATTGTCAATGAAATGCAAGAGCGATTGAGCAGAGTATCGCCGATTTTGTTTTTATTGGATTGGGCAGGAAAAAACTCAGATGAAAAGATCATTGATTTCAGTATGCGAAAAGCACGCCAACAATCTTGGAATAATTCTAATCTGCTTTGGGGACTTGGACCGGAAAATCAAGTCGGTTCAATAGACCTTATTGATAAGGTGACATTAGAGCTTAGTGAAATGATTGCAGCGCCTAAATCGCGAATCATAGGCTTTTTGCTTAAAGTCATTAGTAAATTTGAAAACAACAATGTAGGGCAGGTGATATCCAAACTGAAAGCGGATTAA